tgtaaaatgccaagtttattgcatacgatacatttcgcacatacatctctgtgcatcatcagccTGTGAAGAAAATACAAATGCATATACACAATCATTTAAAGTTACAAGGAATTCAgaactttaaaaatgaaatatagaaaaaaagattaaaaaccagtaaaaagagcagtaaataaaaagagagactactaaaagcaccaaccgtccatgatcagaagtGAAGATGTAATGAGTTTAAAGTTTGCGTGGACGGTTGGTGTCTTTAGtagtctttttatttactgctctttttaatgttttttaaaatcttttttcttAGACTTCATCTTTAGAAATGTGAATTCCTTGTAGCTTTAAATGATTGtgtataatatgtctttgtattttattcgaaTCGCCTACCGCCTTACATGGAACCGTAGTACCTGTGTCATGGGAgtaccttttgtgtgtgtgtgtgtgtgtaaaaataagaGAGCTAACTATCTACTAGAGTCCCTGAAGTACGAACTACGAAAGAGGGAGGCGAACTTACTGTAATTCGAGGAGACGCCGTCTGCGGGCCCTTCTGTGGGAGTACTGCCTGACGGCGATCACCACCGTCACGTTGATTATGATGAAGCCGACGACGCCGCAAACAGCCCCTGTGGAAAGGACAATAATGCCGATAAGCACgttgttaataatgatgatgatagtaatgaATAATGATTGGAATGGTGATGAAGGTCACGCCACGTCTGTGGAGAGGCCAATAACGCCGATAAaggatgttaataataataataataataataataataataataataataataatagtaaatggtGATGAAGGTCACGTCTGTGGAGAAGACAATAACGCCGATAATGGAcgttgtttataataataataataataataataataataataataataataataataataataataaatggtgaTGAAGGTCACTTCTGTGGAGAAGACAATACGGCCGATGATGgacgttgataataataataaaataataataataataataataataataataataataataacaataataaatggtGATGGTCACGTCTGTGGAGGGGACAATAACGCCGGTAATGgacgtttttaataataataataagaatagtaataaataattattcgaATGGTGGTGAAGGTCACGTCTGTGGAAAAGATAGTAACGCCGATAAGCAcgttaataatgatgatgataatgatagatAATGATTGGAATGGCGATGAAGGTCACGCCACGTCAGTGGAGGGGACAATAACGCTGATAAGGACgttgttaataatgataataataataaaaaaattattggccTAGTGATGAAGGTCACGTCTGTGGAGAGGATAATAACGCCGATACGCAagttgttgataataataataataataataataataataataataacaacaacaacaacaacaacaacaacaacaataataataataataataataataataataataataataataatgacaataataacggCTTACCGATGCCCCCTGGCATACAATGATAATTCAacaccgaataataataataataataataataataataatataataataataataatagtaataataaataatagaataataataataataataataataataataaagataaataattgcAATGATGATAAGGTCACCTCAGCAATGATGATGAAGAGGTATGATATAAGATAAAAGATATCATcatagaatgatgatgatgatgatgatgatgatgatgatcattatGTCCAGGAGACAATAATGATCATGATTGTTGTGAAAAGGCTGAATTACATTAATACTActactgataatgataatgataataatattaataatgatgatattaataataataaataatgatgatgatgattatatcaCAGTATGATGACGATAACGAAGAAGGTCCAGTATCCCAAGAAGCACTgcaatgatggtgatgatgacgatgatgacactaccactgttactattaataatgataatgatactaatataatggtaataataataataatgaaaataatgatgatgacgtcACATCACAGGATGATGACGGTAACGAAGAAGGTCAAGTTTCCCAGGAAGCACTGCAATAATGGTGATGTGTCTCCATCACCATATTCATCACCACACTCGCACTGCAGTAATGGTGATGATAGCAGTCGCTATCACCATATTCATCACCAACCTCGCTTTCTGCTCATCACCCATTTAACGCTCGCGCATACTAGTATATACCTACGTATGGAATAAATTTTCGGGGGATCGGTAGGTAGGACATCGCGATTTATTTTCCGGTCGTTCAGATCAATCCGTCGAATTCGTTTTCGACTCTCCCGCCGTTgtcatttgattatttatttatgcgACTTTTGGGAATGGGGGTTGGGGTGGCGGGGGGAAGGGTAAGGTAGACAGGGACATGGAGAGGGAGAGTAGGGAGGGGTTACTGTTCGCCCCTTTGTTGTTTCACTACACGGATTCATGAAGTGTTTGACGATTCTGGATTCTGACAACGATGTATAGAATTACGCTCGACGTTGTTTTATAGGTCATTAGAGAgggacgaagattttttttttttttcaggtatggCGTTTTGATAGTTTTAATGGTCTACTATTTGCTTGTGCTCGATGGTGGTGGTGGTATATTTTAATTCAAGTTGGTTGTCTCcccttttcatatatacatacaaacatacactatatgtatatatatatatatatatatatatatatatatatatatatatatatatatatatatattatatatatattatatatatatagtgtgtgtgtgtgtgtgtgtgtgtgtgtgtgtgtgtgtgtgtgtgtgtatgaaaaggGGAGACAACCAACTTGAATTAAAATataccaccaccatcatcaagcACAAGCAAATAGTAGACCATTAAAACTATCAAAACgccatacctaaaaaaaaaatcttcgtcccTTTCTAATGACCAATAAAACAACGTCCAGCgtaattctatacatatatatatatatctatattatatatatatatatatatatatatatatatatataaatattatatgaatagGGGAGACAAacaatttaaattaaaaacacaCCATCAATGCCAAGTAAATATAACGTTAACTATCATACGCCATacctaaaaaatacatttatatatatatataatatatatatatatatatatatatatatatatatatatatatatatataatatatttatgtgtgtgtgaatgcatttGTATTTCTGCACGTGCATTCAGTCTTCtacattgcttctctctctctgacaaaagaAACACTACTTGTTTggtatccactctctctctctctctctctctctctctctctctctctctctctctctctctctctctctctctctctctgtttagaaaCACGAGAGCAGCGCCtcggcggcgtggttggtatggtgttggcgtcccacttcggtggtcgcgggttcgattctcggccattcctttgaggggcgagagatgtgaatttctggtgatagaagttcactctcgacgtggttcggaagtcacgtaaagccgttggtcccgttgctgaataacccctggttccatgcaacgtaaaaagaaccatacaaacaaacaaagaaaaaagacgAGAGCAGTGGAAGGTGCATGCAAGAAGCAAGACCGCCTTACCTAATATGACGCTGGTTGACGGCACCGCGCTGTGTGGGTCCCGACGAGGCGCGTTCATGTGTCGCTGGCTCATCATGACCACAATGCCGTCATCCCCGGAGGTCGACTGAACCCCCTTCCCGTCGTCATTTTTCCCTGCCAAGTCCCAGGGGGACGAGAACTCTATGGGAGGAGGCGGTCGCACCTCCAAAGCCACCGCTGGATCTCCAtctgtaaaaaaagaagaaaaaaaagatattaggAGGACATGAGAATTAGAGGGGTCTTTCTATTCGGAGCTATAGGAGAGGGCAAAGATGATTACGATGGGTATTGGTAAGGGGTTCACTGAGTGAGTCACGGTGAGACTGGAGATCTacgagagagagtttttttttttttattcttattcagaaagaaaaaaaactgtaatggCAGGAATCAATTTCCAGTCGGAATATTTAGGTGTTGGAAGATGCCCGACAGTGCCCGTATCTTTTAATCAACCTCCTCTCTCTTGCTCGGACTGAGCAAGGCGGAGAAACCGATTAAAAAGAAGCCAGATTCGCTCGATTTAAACTCAAATTGATAGAGTAGAGTAGAGGCATAGGTACTTATGAACGCCCAGGGGGAGTTTAGGTCTTAAAACGTACGTGCTGTAATTTGAACAGTCCTGAGGCATACTTATGAAGTCCCAGGGGGGAGGAGGCATACTTATGAAGTCCAGGGGTGGGGGAGGCATACTTATAAAGTCCCAGGGGGAGTAGGTCTAAAATGTACGTGCTGTAATTTGAACAGCCCTGAGGCATACTCATGAAGACCCTAGGGGGAGTATAGGTCTAAAAACGTACGTGGCGTAAAGTGGACGGTATTGGAGCCGTAAGTGGTGGCCCCGTGGCTGCACTTGAGGAAGGCGTAGTAGGTGGTATTAGGCACCAGGTTGGCCAAACTGATGTGGTTCTCCTTCGCTTGGACTTCCGTCTGCACGTGCATCTCCTCCGTCATGGGGCCGTAGTGCAGGGAACACGAGGTCATCAGTTCGCGAGGACCCGAGGCCGTGACCCAGGTCAGCACGGCTCCGTCTCCCGTGACCTTCGTCACCGCCACTTGCAGGGATTCGGGGACCATGACGACTCCTGTAAGAGAGAGATGGTACGGTTAAGGTCAGGTGGAGACAGTGGATGTGAATGGCTTGTTACTGTGAGTAATGAGATACAAAATACGTGATAAACGGTGTTACAATTCGGCAAATGTAAATTCAGGATAGTCTTTTGTGCAGTAATGGATAAAATGTAACCTGTGCTCAACTATAAAAGAAGTATCGGTTGACGTTAGATACTTATAGTGATGCCTGACTGGATAGATTCCTGCCAACTGCCGAAGCATAGTTAGATTGGAATTGGTATAAGGTTTATTTTTCAACAACCTAAAGAAGTATTTAACCTTTTAGGAATGTGCGTTCGAAATCTGGAATTATCGTAGGTTTTTTTCACGTTTAATCTTTGCAGCCATTTGACACACGTTCAAAATTGGGctctcatttgttttataaaacgAAGTGCTATTTTGAAGGATTATAACTTTCTTGAAGAGAAGTTCGTTAGTTTCGTCTttgatttattttagtttttcatttaaatcGTAATTTTAACCAGCTGGAACATCTGAtttcaaacaagaaaatagtATTACCTCA
This window of the Macrobrachium nipponense isolate FS-2020 chromosome 5, ASM1510439v2, whole genome shotgun sequence genome carries:
- the LOC135215455 gene encoding uncharacterized protein LOC135215455; amino-acid sequence: MWWWWWLWQAGGALRWGHRTGGIRSARRMLLLLIHLVVLWVDTVSGVVMVPESLQVAVTKVTGDGAVLTWVTASGPRELMTSCSLHYGPMTEEMHVQTEVQAKENHISLANLVPNTTYYAFLKCSHGATTYGSNTVHFTPHGDPAVALEVRPPPPIEFSSPWDLAGKNDDGKGVQSTSGDDGIVVMMSQRHMNAPRRDPHSAVPSTSVILGAVCGVVGFIIINVTVVIAVRQYSHRRARRRRLLELQLEQHGGYLYNFEELMADYNQQIHAGNS